GAGATCGGCGATGGCCCAGCGGTGGCGGGGGTAGGGCTTCTGGCCGGTGATCCAGCGGCGGACGGTCTTGGGGTCCACGCCCAGGCGGGCGGCGGCTTCGGTGTCTGTCAGGCGGGCGGTGGCCAGTGCCTGGCGTAGAACCTCGTTCACGTCGGTGACCTCCGGGACGCGGGGGATCCCGACGATAACAGAAGACGTCCCAAGACGTCCCTCAAGATGTCCGATACGAGGTACACATGTCCGGCTGATCAGACGAGGGTTTCCGCAGGCAGCAAAGACCCCCGCGAGTGCGGCGAACACTCCGGGGGCGTGGTCCCAACCTGACGGAAGCAGGCGGAACATGCGGAACCCTATCGTCCGATATCAGGCCCGGCCTCCTCGCGGGCGGGCGTCTGCGGATCGCCCGCGGCCCTATGTGCCCATCCCGTTCACTCCGGCTCCTCCGGCCTATCCGGTACTGCCCAAAGCGGCCATGGTCCGCCCCTACGTCCTCCGCGAAGAGTGGAGGCGACGGCAGCGGCGCGACGACCGGACTCGCCTGGGCGTCGCGGTCCTCCTGGACATCGCGCGGCCGCTGGAGGCTGCGGCATGACGGGGGCGACGGACCCGCTGCTGCGCCTGCTCCGGCGGGGCTACGGGGAGCGGTGGAACATCCGCAGGACCGAACGCCTGTGGATCGCGAGTACCCGCGTGGCCGATGCCGATCACGCGCCGACCCTCATTGAGAGCGACGTTGACGAGTTCGTGCGGCAGCTGGAGAACCCTCCGGCCAAGGTCGGGCGGCCTCTGCGGGAGGAACCCACAGCCTGAAAAGACCGCCGCGCGGCCGATGCTCCGTCCCTCCCCAATCGGTCGCGCGGCTCCCCCCGTCGGACGCAAGGCAACCAGCGAAGAGGGCAAACGAGGGCTGGGATCATTGTGCAGTACGGCTCAAGTGACATCGAAGGGAACGCCAGGTGAGCCCACGCTCTACCCCGTGGGGGACCTACATGCAGATAGCGGACGCCCTGCGCCGGCGCATCGCCGATGGCGAGCTGTCGCCCGGGGCACCGGTCCCCTCGGAATCCGCGCTGGGCCGGGAGTTCGGGGTGTCGCGCACGACCGTCCGACGGGCGCTGGCGTCGCTGGAAGAGGAACGGCTGATCCGGGCGCTTCCTGGTACCGGGCGCGTCGTCTGCGACCCTTCAGAGAAGGCCGGGGACGACTCCGCGCGGTTGCCGCAGTATCGCCGGATCGCCGCGGAACTGCGGGAGCAGATCAGCAGTGGTGTCCTCGCTCCCGGCGCGCCGCTGCCCAGTGAATCGGCGATCGTGCAGCGCTACGGCGTCTCGCGGGGTACTGCGCGGCAGGCGCTGTCGGAGCTGGAGGGTTCGGGCCTGGTCCGCTCCGTCCACGGCAGGGGCCGGTTCGTCCGGGAGGCCGAAACGCCGTCAGGCTAGCCTGTACATGTGGGACATGTGCTGTGGGCGCGCGACCTCGCTCGGCGTCTCCTCGAAGAGCCGTTGCCGCGACGATGGGCGCACACCCAGGGGGTGGCACAGCAGGCCGAGACGTTGGCGGGTGTACTCGGCGGTGACGCCGACCTCGTCGCGGCGTCGGCCTGGCTGCACGACATCGGATACTCCCCCGCGCTGGTTGCCACGGGTTTCCATCCGTTGGACGGTGCCCGTTACCTGCGCAGTGTTGAGCACACAGACGAACGGCTGTGTTCACTGGTCGCGCACCACTCCGGCGCGCTGGTCGAGGCAGAAGAACGGGGCCTGCGCGGCGACCTCGCGGGAGAGTTCGAGCTTCCGCGCTCTGACCTCCTGGAAGCGCTCACCTACTCCGACATGACGACCGGTCCTGACGGCACACACCTTCCGGTGGAACAGCGCCTGTCGGAGATCCTCACCCGCTACGAACCGGGGGACATCGTTCACCGTTCCATCACGCGATCCTCGCCCGACCTGCTGAAGGCGGTGCAAGCGGTCAAGGAGCGGTTGAGCGCTGCCGACTAACCGATGTGGGGGGCCTGTCGGCCGTCGAGGTGGTGGCTGATGCGTAGCCGCATGGAGCGGTCCATGTCGTAGTCCGCGATGTCGGCCTTGGGCACCCAGCGGGCTTCGCGGGATTCGTCGCTGGGCGTGGGCTCGCCGGAGACGGGGCGCGCGAAGAGGACGATGGAGAACTCCTGGCGGGCCTCGCCGTCGCTCGTGTACAGGATGATGTGTTTGGGGTCGCTGTAGATCCCCGATATCCCGGTGATCTCGCACTCGATCCCGGTTTCCTCGCGGGTCTCGCGGATCGCGGCCTCGGGCACGGACTCGCCCAGGTCGACGGCTCCGCCGGGGACGGCCCAGTTGCCGTTGTCGGAGCGGCGGATCATCAGGATCTCGTCGCGGTCGTTGGCCACGAT
This sequence is a window from Spinactinospora alkalitolerans. Protein-coding genes within it:
- a CDS encoding HD domain-containing protein is translated as MGHVLWARDLARRLLEEPLPRRWAHTQGVAQQAETLAGVLGGDADLVAASAWLHDIGYSPALVATGFHPLDGARYLRSVEHTDERLCSLVAHHSGALVEAEERGLRGDLAGEFELPRSDLLEALTYSDMTTGPDGTHLPVEQRLSEILTRYEPGDIVHRSITRSSPDLLKAVQAVKERLSAAD
- a CDS encoding NUDIX hydrolase, which encodes MARRIDYYDDPQAPAANSLVPSVNVIVANDRDEILMIRRSDNGNWAVPGGAVDLGESVPEAAIRETREETGIECEITGISGIYSDPKHIILYTSDGEARQEFSIVLFARPVSGEPTPSDESREARWVPKADIADYDMDRSMRLRISHHLDGRQAPHIG
- a CDS encoding GntR family transcriptional regulator, giving the protein MSPRSTPWGTYMQIADALRRRIADGELSPGAPVPSESALGREFGVSRTTVRRALASLEEERLIRALPGTGRVVCDPSEKAGDDSARLPQYRRIAAELREQISSGVLAPGAPLPSESAIVQRYGVSRGTARQALSELEGSGLVRSVHGRGRFVREAETPSG